One window of the Esox lucius isolate fEsoLuc1 chromosome 8, fEsoLuc1.pri, whole genome shotgun sequence genome contains the following:
- the cp gene encoding ceruloplasmin isoform X4, with protein sequence MWSSSASLFLLLSSVTTVSCITREYFIGIKEIQWDYAPTGKNVILNKPLKEDEQAVKFLERGPQRIGSVYKKAVYLEFTDATYRTEIAKPKWLGFLGPVMSAEEGDVIRVHLKNMASRPYSIHAHGLMYNKSNEGALYPDETTNAEKQDDQVDPGKSYTYLWILSDSHSPTKDDTNCLTRAYHSHLNAPKDIASGLLGPLIICKKGTLDVYGDKAADYSYVLLFTVSDENLSWYLDDNIKTYCTQPTGATNPLSPSGQNPSKPTVPNPQQLSINVDKEDEDFQESNLLHSINGFVYGNLPDLSMCVGNKIHWHLMGMGNEVDIHSAFFHGQILTHLGHHTDTVSLFPATFTNVEMTADNPGQWLLGCQVNDHLIAGMQAWFEVKKCFPHVHKARPTGDVREYFIAAEEVLWDYAPSQVNHGTGKPLNTDSDSETFFQTGSNRIGGKYKKVHYVEYTDNTFAVRKERSPEEQHLGILGPVIRAEEEDTIKVVFRNKATRPFTMQPHGVQYSIEQSGTLYYNELEESYTAKKLRELKKETRTVTPPPAALVKPGTTHTYEWVVPKEGGPVKDDADCITYFYYSAVDPVKDTSSGLVGPLLVCKKKTLKNGKQKNVNKEFHLLATVFDENLSWYLDDNIKQFTKAPNTVNKEDEDFQESNKMHSINGYMYGNLPGLTMCKGDKVSWHVSGLGSEADIHGLYFEGNRFIYRETRRDVINVFPHISHTVMMEPDSMGQFEVVCRTADHYQGGMRANYTVEKCSMFSRQSEIMLHSKTYYIAAMEIDWEYSPNRTWEQEMYHGLINSPGKEFIDKQEKFIGSKYKKVVYRQFTSNKFTQQKERSADMQHLGILGPILHADVGDKVNIVFKNMATRPYSIHAHGVKTDLPQIKETKPGETQTYTWYVPKTAGPTEEQETCSVGAYYSTVNVNKDLYSGLIGPLVICRRSFARTFGLKKEVEEFALLFLVFDENESWYLDDNIKANIKNPAKNIKEDEEFIESNKMHAINGLMFGNLLGLNMVVGDKVYWYLMGMGNEVDIHTAHFHGHSIDYKLSGRSHRTDVYDLFPATFQTVKMRPQYPGTWLLHCHVTDHITGGMETVYTVSEKEKKGFFG encoded by the exons ATGTGGAGCTCTTCTGCAAGCCTGTTCCTTCTACTGAGCAGTGTGACTACTGTGTCTTGTATCACACGGGAATATTTCATCGGCATTAAGGAGATCCAGTGGGATTATGCTCCCACAGGGAAAAACGTAATCCTCAACAAACCACTTAAGGAAGATGA GCAAGCTGTTAAATTCCTGGAGCGTGGTCCCCAGCGCATTGGCAGTGTATATAAGAAGGCAGTGTACCTGGAGTTTACTGATGCCACCTACAGAACAGAGATAGCCAAGCCCAAGTGGCTTGGCTTTCTGGGCCCTGTGATGTCGGCTGAGGAGGGGGATGTGATCAGGGTCCATCTGAAGAACATGGCCTCTAGGCCCTACTCCATTCACGCCCATGGACTCATGTACAACAAATCCAATGAGG GAGCTCTGTACCCAGATGAGACGACAAATGCAGAGAAACAAGACGACCAAGTAGATCCCGGGAAGAGCTACACCTACTTGTGGATTCTGTCTGACAGCCACAGCCCCACCAAGGATGACACCAACTGTCTGACCCGTGCCTATCACTCCCACCTCAATGCACCCAAAGACATTGCCTCTGGACTTTTAGGACCCCTCATCATCTGTAAAAAAG GTACCCTGGATGTGTATGGTGATAAGGCAGCAGACTACTCATACGTCTTGTTGTTCACCGTGTCTGATGAGAACCTGAGCTGGTACCTGGATGACAACATCAAGACCTACTGCACTCAGCCCACAGGAGCAACCAACCCTTTAAGTCCTTCAGGCCAAAACCCATCAAAGCCAACAGTTCCCAACCCGCAACAACTCTCTATTAATGTAGACAAAGAGGATGAGGACTTTCAGGAGAGCAACCTGTTACACT CAATCAACGGGTTTGTGTATGGCAACCTACCTGACCTGAGCATGTGCGTAGGAAACAAAATCCACTGGCACCTGATGGGGATGGGGAATGAGGTGGACATCCACTCAGCGTTCTTCCATGGTCAGATCCTGACACACCTGGGCCACCATACAGACACAGTCAGCTTGTTCCCTGCCACTTTTACCAACGTGGAGATGACAGCTGACAACCCTGGCCAGTGGTTGCTTGGCTGCCAAGTCAATGATCACCTAATAG CGGGCATGCAGGCCTGGTTTGAGGTAAAGAAGTGTTTTCCACACGTCCACAAGGCACGGCCAACCGGGGATGTGCGAGAGTATTTCATAGCTGCAGAGGAGGTGCTGTGGGACTATGCTCCCTCTCAGGTCAACCACGGCACAGGGAAACCTCTGAATACAGACAG TGATTCAGAAACGTTCTTCCAGACTGGTAGCAATCGTATCGGTGGGAAGTACAAGAAAGTCCACTATGTGGAGTACACTGACAACACCTTCGCTGTGCGCAAGGAGAGGAGTCCTGAGGAGCAGCACTTAGGGATTCTGG GTCCTGTTATCAGGGCCGAGGAAGAGGACACCATCAAGGTAGTATTTCGGAACAAGGCTACCCGTCCTTTCACCATGCAGCCACATGGTGTCCAATATAGCATTGAGCAGTCAGGGACACTCTACTACAATGAACTAGAAG AATCCTACACTGCCAAAAAACTTAGGGAACTAAAGAAGGAGACAA GAACAGTAACCCCACCCCCAGCAGCTCTGGTCAAACCAGGCACCACCCATACCTATGAGTGGGTGGTCCCCAAAGAGGGTGGGCCGGTGAAAGATGATGCAGACTGCATCACCTACTTCTACTACTCAGCCGTGGACCCTGTCAAAGACACCAGCTCTGGCCTTGTTGGACCTCTCCTTGTCTGCAAAAAGAAAACTCTCAAAAATGGGAAACAG AAAAATGTGAATAAGGAGTTCCATCTGCTGGCCACAGTGTTTGATGAGAATCTCAGCTGGTACCTGGATGACAACATTAAGCAGTTTACAAAGGCTCCTAACACTGTCAACAAAGAGGATGAGGATTTCCAGGAATCTAACAAAATGCACT CGATCAATGGCTACATGTATGGGAACCTCCCAGGGTTGACCATGTGTAAGGGGGACAAGGTGTCATGGCACGtgtcaggtctgggctctgaggCTGACATCCATGGCCTATACTTTGAAGGGAACAGGTTCATCTACAGAGAGACACGCAGAGACGTCATCAACGTCTTCCCTCACATCTCCCACACTGTTATGATGGAGCCTGACAGCATGG GTCAGTTTGAGGTGGTGTGCAGGACGGCAGACCATTACCAGGGAGGTATGAGGGCAAACTACACGGTGGAGAAGTGTAGTATGTTCAGCAGGCAGTCAGAGATCATGCTCCACTCTAAAACCTACTACATCGCTGCCATGGAGATAGATTGGGAGTACTCCCCCAACCGGACATGGGAGCAGGAGATGTACCATGGCCTCATCAATAG TCCAGGGAAGGAGTTCATTGATAAACAGGAAAAGTTCATTGGCTCAAAGTACAAGAAGGTTGTGTACAGGCAGTTCACCAGCAATAAATTCACCCAACAGAAGGAGAGGTCAGCAGACATGCAACACTTAGGGATACTGG GCCCTATTCTCCATGCAGATGTTGGTGACAAAGTAAATATAGTCTTCAAGAACATGGCCACAAGACCTTATTCTATTCATGCACATGGGGTGAAGACTGACCTTCCACAaatcaaagaaacaaagccag gtgaaacacaaaCGTACACATGGTACGTCCCCAAGACAGCTGGTCCTACAGAGGAACAGGAGACATGCAGCGTGGGAGCATATTACTCCACAGTCAATGTTAACAAG GACCTGTACAGTGGTCTCATTGGTCCCCTAGTGATATGTAGGCGGAGCTTTGCACGGACATTTGGACTgaagaaggaggtggaggagtttgCTCTACTTTTCTTGGTGTTTGATGAGAATGAGTCTTGGTACCTGGATGACAACATCAAAGCAAACATCAAGAACCCAGCCAAGAACATCAAGGAGGATGAGGAATTCATTGAGAGCAACAAAATGCATG CCATCAACGGGCTGATGTTTGGAAACCTTCTGGGTTTGAACATGGTGGTCGGAGATAAGGTTTACTGGTACCTTATGGGGATGGGCAACGAGGTGGATATCCACACGGCCCATTTCCATGGACACAGCATTGACTACAAG CTGAGTGGCCGGTCCCACCGTACAGACGTTTATGACCTGTTCCCAGCCACCTTCCAGACAGTGAAGATGAGGCCTCAGTATCCTGGCACCTGGCTGCTGCACTGCCACGTCACAGACCACATCACGGGTGGCATGGAGACCGTCTACACTGTATCAGAGAAAG AGAAAAAGGGCTTTTTTGGATGA